A section of the Polynucleobacter sp. AP-Sving-400A-A2 genome encodes:
- a CDS encoding ABC transporter ATP-binding protein, with the protein MNSGHANSVEVKQKTSSGGPGEVVVSIKDVNFSYAPSERQILSGLNMEFRRGQVVAVMGGSGCGKTTILRLIGGQFTAQSGQVLFEGHDIGKMNGAELMAARRRMGMLFQFGALFTDLTVFENVAFPLREHTNLSEDLLRSLVLMKLNAVGLRGARDLMPAQISGGMARRVALARAIALDPPLIMYDEPFAGLDPISLGITARLIRDLNQALGATSLLVTHDVEETFEIADYVYFIANGRIGAQGTPAELSRSTDPFVRQFLDASPDGPVPFHYPGQSLEEDFGVSLK; encoded by the coding sequence ATGAACAGTGGCCACGCCAACTCGGTGGAAGTAAAGCAAAAAACCTCTAGCGGTGGCCCTGGCGAAGTTGTCGTTTCAATTAAGGACGTCAACTTCTCCTACGCTCCTAGCGAGCGGCAAATTCTATCGGGACTCAATATGGAGTTCCGTCGTGGCCAAGTGGTTGCAGTGATGGGCGGCTCTGGTTGCGGCAAGACCACCATTCTTAGACTCATTGGCGGTCAGTTCACCGCGCAGTCTGGTCAAGTTTTATTCGAAGGCCATGATATTGGCAAAATGAATGGCGCTGAATTGATGGCAGCCCGTCGTCGCATGGGAATGCTCTTCCAGTTTGGCGCACTCTTTACTGACCTCACTGTTTTTGAAAACGTTGCCTTTCCTTTACGTGAGCACACGAATTTAAGTGAAGACTTATTGCGCTCTTTAGTGCTCATGAAACTCAATGCAGTAGGCCTGCGCGGCGCACGTGATTTAATGCCGGCGCAAATTTCTGGTGGCATGGCGCGCCGGGTTGCATTGGCAAGAGCAATTGCACTTGATCCTCCTTTGATCATGTATGACGAGCCCTTCGCTGGTCTGGATCCGATTTCATTGGGGATTACGGCGCGCTTGATTCGGGATTTGAATCAAGCTTTGGGCGCAACCAGTCTTTTGGTTACGCATGATGTGGAAGAAACATTTGAAATTGCCGATTATGTGTATTTCATTGCCAATGGTCGCATTGGTGCTCAAGGCACTCCAGCAGAATTGAGCCGCTCTACCGACCCGTTTGTTCGTCAGTTCTTAGATGCCTCACCAGATGGTCCAGTACCGTTTCACTATCCAGGACAAAGCCTTGAAGAAGATTTTGGGGTGAGCCTCAAATGA
- a CDS encoding glutamate synthase subunit beta — protein MGKVTGFMEFERVDETYEAPVKRLHHYKEFVAALTDDEAKVQGARCMDCGIPFCNNGCPVNNIIPDFNDLVFHDDWKNALDVLQSTNNFPEFTGRICPAPCEAACTLGINSDAVGIKSIEHAIIDKGWENGWVKPQLAKSKTGKKVAVVGGGPAGMATAQQLARVGHDVTVFEKNDRVGGLLRYGIPDFKMEKWLIDRRVEQMQAEGVKFETGVFVGKEAIGAEVKNYSTKTVSPDQLMKDFDAVVISGGSEQPRDLPVPGRELKGVHYALDFLIPQNKENAGDFKNEISAAGKNVVVIGGGDTGSDCVGTSNRHGANKVTQFELMSQPPEIENKPLVWPYWPTKLRTSSSHEEGCERDWSVATKRFEGKDGKLEKLICVRLEWKDGKMIEMPNSEFEIKADLVFLAMGFVSPAAQVLNAFGVEKDARGNAKATVDGQNAYQTNVPKVFAAGDMRRGQSLVVWAIREGRQAAHAVDEFLMGSSVLPR, from the coding sequence ATGGGTAAGGTCACTGGATTTATGGAGTTTGAGCGCGTAGATGAAACCTACGAAGCTCCCGTTAAGCGCCTCCATCATTACAAAGAGTTTGTTGCAGCACTGACAGATGACGAAGCTAAAGTGCAGGGCGCGCGCTGCATGGATTGCGGCATTCCGTTTTGCAATAACGGTTGCCCTGTAAACAACATCATTCCTGACTTCAATGATTTGGTATTTCATGATGACTGGAAGAATGCATTAGATGTTTTGCAATCCACCAATAACTTCCCTGAATTCACTGGCCGTATTTGTCCTGCACCTTGTGAGGCTGCCTGTACCCTAGGAATCAATAGCGATGCGGTTGGTATTAAGTCGATTGAACACGCCATTATTGATAAGGGCTGGGAAAATGGTTGGGTTAAACCGCAACTAGCTAAATCCAAAACGGGTAAAAAAGTTGCCGTTGTTGGTGGTGGCCCAGCTGGTATGGCGACTGCGCAGCAATTAGCGCGCGTTGGTCATGACGTCACCGTATTTGAAAAGAATGATCGTGTTGGCGGATTATTGCGCTACGGTATTCCTGATTTCAAGATGGAAAAGTGGTTGATCGATCGTCGTGTCGAACAAATGCAAGCTGAAGGCGTGAAATTTGAGACCGGTGTATTTGTTGGTAAAGAGGCGATTGGTGCTGAAGTAAAAAATTACTCCACAAAAACAGTGTCACCTGATCAGTTGATGAAAGATTTTGACGCTGTAGTCATTAGCGGTGGATCAGAGCAGCCACGTGACTTGCCAGTTCCTGGCCGTGAGTTGAAGGGTGTTCACTACGCTTTGGATTTCTTGATTCCACAGAACAAAGAAAATGCAGGCGATTTCAAAAATGAGATTTCTGCAGCCGGTAAGAATGTAGTGGTGATTGGTGGTGGTGATACTGGATCTGATTGTGTTGGAACCTCTAATCGTCATGGTGCCAATAAGGTTACTCAGTTTGAATTAATGTCACAGCCACCAGAAATAGAGAATAAGCCTTTGGTATGGCCTTATTGGCCAACTAAGTTGCGTACATCCTCTTCGCACGAAGAAGGTTGTGAGCGCGATTGGTCTGTAGCAACTAAGCGTTTCGAAGGTAAAGACGGCAAACTTGAGAAGTTGATCTGTGTGCGCTTGGAGTGGAAAGACGGCAAGATGATAGAAATGCCAAACTCTGAATTCGAAATTAAGGCGGATCTAGTGTTCTTGGCAATGGGCTTTGTATCCCCAGCGGCTCAAGTTCTCAATGCCTTTGGTGTTGAAAAAGATGCTCGCGGTAATGCAAAAGCTACTGTTGATGGCCAAAATGCTTACCAAACCAATGTTCCTAAGGTATTTGCTGCTGGCGATATGCGTCGTGGACAGTCTTTGGTGGTTTGGGCGATTCGTGAAGGCCGACAAGCTGCACATGCAGTAGACGAGTTTTTAATGGGGTCATCCGTTCTGCCGCGATAA